A window from Pseudomonas kribbensis encodes these proteins:
- the lgt gene encoding prolipoprotein diacylglyceryl transferase, with protein sequence MLPYPQIDPVALAIGPLKIHWYGLMYLVGIGGAWLLASRRLNRFDPTWTKEKLSDLVFWLSMGVIVGGRLGYVLFYDLSAYIANPTLIFEVWKGGMSFHGGFIGVMLAALWFGKRNGKSFFQLMDFVAPMVPIGLGAGRIGNFINAELWGKATDVPWAMVFPPFSDPAQLPRHPSQLYQFALEGVALFLILWLFSRKPRPTMAVSGMFALFYGIFRFIVEFVRVPDAQLGYLAWNWLTMGQILCVPMIIGGLFLIWLAYRRAPSAPVAPTA encoded by the coding sequence ATGCTGCCTTACCCGCAGATCGACCCGGTGGCCTTGGCCATCGGTCCGCTGAAAATCCATTGGTACGGCCTGATGTATCTGGTCGGCATCGGCGGTGCGTGGCTGCTGGCGTCGCGCCGGCTCAACCGTTTCGACCCGACCTGGACCAAGGAGAAACTCTCCGACCTGGTGTTCTGGCTGTCGATGGGGGTGATTGTCGGCGGGCGGCTGGGCTATGTGCTGTTCTACGATCTGAGCGCCTACATCGCCAACCCGACGCTGATTTTCGAAGTGTGGAAGGGCGGCATGTCGTTCCACGGCGGCTTCATCGGCGTGATGCTGGCGGCGTTGTGGTTCGGCAAGCGTAACGGCAAGTCGTTCTTCCAGCTGATGGACTTCGTCGCACCGATGGTGCCGATCGGTCTGGGCGCCGGGCGTATCGGCAACTTCATCAACGCCGAGCTGTGGGGCAAGGCCACCGACGTGCCGTGGGCCATGGTGTTCCCGCCGTTCAGCGACCCGGCGCAACTGCCGCGTCACCCGTCGCAGCTGTATCAGTTCGCGCTCGAAGGCGTGGCACTGTTCCTGATCCTCTGGCTGTTCTCGCGCAAGCCGCGTCCAACCATGGCGGTCTCGGGCATGTTCGCTCTGTTCTATGGCATCTTCCGTTTCATCGTCGAATTCGTCCGCGTGCCGGACGCGCAACTGGGCTACCTGGCCTGGAACTGGCTGACCATGGGTCAGATCCTCTGCGTACCGATGATCATCGGCGGGCTGTTCCTGATCTGGCTGGCCTACCGCCGTGCCCCGTCGGCGCCGGTTGCACCGACAGCTTAA
- a CDS encoding sulfite exporter TauE/SafE family protein, translating to MEFLLYLALGACAGVLAGLFGVGGGIIIVPVLVFSFTLQGFDPSILTHLAVGTSLATIIFTSVNAVREHHRRGAVRWPIFAWMTVGILLGAGFGALTAEAISGPNLQKIIGVFALVIAAQLALDVKPKASRTVPGKLGLTVAGSVIGWASAIFGIGGGSLTVPFLTWRSVPMQQAVATSSACGLPIALASAISFMILGWHDPLLPAHSLGFVYLPALLGIALTSMVFARIGARLAHKLSPKLLKRLFAALLFCVGLSFLF from the coding sequence ATGGAATTTCTGCTCTATCTGGCGCTGGGTGCCTGTGCAGGCGTACTGGCGGGGCTGTTCGGGGTTGGCGGCGGGATCATCATCGTCCCGGTGCTGGTGTTCAGTTTCACCTTGCAGGGTTTCGATCCGTCGATCCTGACCCACCTGGCTGTCGGCACGTCGCTGGCGACGATCATCTTCACCTCGGTCAACGCCGTGCGTGAACATCATCGACGCGGGGCGGTGCGCTGGCCGATTTTCGCCTGGATGACCGTCGGGATCCTGCTGGGTGCCGGTTTCGGCGCGCTGACCGCTGAAGCGATCTCCGGGCCCAACCTGCAGAAGATCATCGGTGTGTTCGCCCTGGTGATCGCGGCGCAGCTGGCGCTGGACGTCAAACCCAAGGCCAGCCGAACGGTGCCCGGTAAACTCGGTCTGACCGTGGCCGGCAGTGTGATCGGCTGGGCGTCGGCGATTTTCGGCATTGGCGGCGGCTCGCTGACCGTGCCGTTCCTGACCTGGCGCAGCGTGCCGATGCAGCAGGCCGTGGCGACTTCGTCGGCCTGTGGCCTGCCGATCGCCTTGGCAAGTGCAATAAGTTTCATGATTCTGGGCTGGCATGATCCGTTGCTGCCGGCCCATAGTCTCGGGTTTGTGTATTTGCCGGCGCTGCTGGGCATTGCGCTGACCAGCATGGTGTTCGCCCGGATCGGCGCGCGGCTGGCGCACAAGTTGTCGCCGAAGTTGCTGAAACGGCTGTTCGCCGCTTTGCTGTTCTGCGTGGGGCTGAGCTTTCTGTTCTGA
- a CDS encoding NRDE family protein, giving the protein MCLIVFAWRPGHAQPLIVAANRDEFYARPSLPLAQWPESPHVHAGRDLEAGGTWLGLGANGRFAALTNIRDPHQPPARRSRGELVAGFLTGNLSIDDYLSDVVARSPEYAGFNLLLGNANELWHFNARSSEPVMLQPGIYGLSNAALDTPWPKLLKAKAALSAVLDDPQPKQLLALLGDAQTAPFAELPDTGVGLATESLLSSVFIASQSYGTRASTALIVQADGTRRMVERSFGPYGGHLGEVEINL; this is encoded by the coding sequence ATGTGCCTGATCGTTTTCGCCTGGCGGCCGGGGCATGCCCAGCCGCTGATCGTCGCGGCCAACCGTGACGAGTTCTACGCCCGGCCCAGTCTGCCGCTGGCCCAGTGGCCCGAGTCGCCGCACGTCCATGCCGGACGGGATCTGGAGGCCGGCGGCACCTGGCTCGGCCTCGGCGCCAACGGCCGTTTTGCCGCGCTGACCAACATCCGCGATCCGCATCAACCACCGGCCCGGCGCTCCCGGGGTGAACTGGTGGCGGGATTTCTGACCGGGAACCTGTCCATCGATGACTATTTGTCCGACGTTGTCGCCCGCTCGCCGGAATATGCCGGGTTCAATCTGCTGCTGGGCAATGCCAACGAGCTGTGGCATTTCAACGCGCGTTCTTCGGAACCGGTGATGTTGCAGCCGGGCATTTATGGACTTTCAAACGCGGCGCTGGATACGCCGTGGCCGAAACTGCTCAAGGCCAAGGCGGCATTGAGTGCGGTGCTGGATGATCCGCAACCCAAGCAATTGCTCGCGCTGCTGGGGGATGCGCAGACGGCACCTTTCGCCGAGCTGCCGGATACCGGCGTGGGGCTGGCGACCGAGTCGTTGCTGTCGAGTGTGTTTATTGCCAGCCAGAGTTACGGGACCCGGGCGAGTACGGCGCTGATCGTGCAGGCGGACGGAACGCGGCGGATGGTGGAGCGCAGTTTCGGGCCGTACGGTGGGCATCTGGGGGAAGTGGAGATCAATCTCTGA
- the ptsP gene encoding phosphoenolpyruvate--protein phosphotransferase translates to MLNTLRKIVQEVNSAKDLKAALGIIVLRVKEAMGSQVCSVYLLDPETNRFVLMATEGLNKRSIGKVSMAPNEGLVGLVGTREEPLNLENAADHPRYRYFAETGEERYASFLGAPIIHHRRVVGVLVIQQKERRQFDEGEEAFLVTMSAQLAGVIAHAEATGSIRGLGRQGKGIQEAKFVGVPGSPGAAVGTAVVMLPPADLDVVPDKTVDDIDAEIKLFKKALEGVRADMRNLSTKLATQLRPEERALFDVYQMMLDDASLGNEVKTVIKTGQWAQGALRQVVTDHVNRFELMDDEYLRERASDVRDLGRRLLAYLQEDRTTNMVFPDNTILVSEELTATQLGEVPEGKLVGLVSVLGSGNSHVAILARAMGIPTVMGVVDLPYAKVDGIPMIVDGIKGEIYTNPSEVLIKQFADVVEEEKQLALGLDTLRDLPCVTLDGHRMPLWVNTGLLADVARAQKRGAEGVGLYRTEVPFMINQRFPSEKEQLAIYREQLAAFHPQPVTMRTLDIGGDKALSYFPIKEDNPFLGWRGIRVTLDHPEIFLVQTRAMLKASEGLNNLRILLPMISGIHELEEALHLIHRAWGEVRDEGTDVPMPPVGVMIEIPAAVYQTRELARMVDFLSVGSNDLTQYLLAVDRNNPRVADLYDYLHPAVLQALQIVVRDAHAEGKPVSICGEMAGDPAAAVLLMAMGFDSLSMNATNLPKVKWMLRQINLSKAKDLLAELMTIDNPQVIHSSLQLALKSLGLSRMVKPL, encoded by the coding sequence ATGCTCAATACGCTGCGCAAGATCGTCCAGGAAGTTAACTCCGCCAAGGATCTCAAGGCGGCGTTGGGGATTATTGTGTTGCGCGTCAAAGAGGCCATGGGCAGCCAGGTCTGCTCGGTCTATCTGCTTGATCCCGAGACCAACCGCTTCGTCCTGATGGCCACCGAGGGCTTGAACAAGCGCTCGATCGGCAAGGTCAGCATGGCACCCAACGAAGGTCTGGTCGGCCTGGTCGGCACGCGTGAAGAACCCCTGAACCTCGAAAACGCCGCGGATCACCCGCGCTACCGCTACTTCGCCGAAACGGGCGAGGAGCGCTACGCCTCGTTCCTCGGGGCGCCGATCATTCACCACCGCCGCGTCGTCGGCGTGTTGGTCATCCAGCAGAAAGAACGCCGCCAGTTCGATGAAGGTGAAGAAGCCTTCCTCGTGACCATGAGCGCGCAGCTCGCCGGCGTAATCGCCCACGCCGAGGCCACCGGGTCGATCCGTGGTCTGGGCCGTCAGGGCAAGGGCATCCAGGAAGCCAAGTTCGTCGGTGTTCCGGGCTCGCCGGGTGCGGCGGTCGGTACGGCGGTGGTCATGTTGCCGCCAGCGGACCTCGATGTCGTGCCGGACAAGACTGTCGACGACATCGATGCCGAAATAAAACTGTTCAAGAAGGCGCTTGAAGGCGTGCGCGCCGACATGCGCAACCTGTCGACCAAACTGGCCACCCAGTTGCGCCCCGAAGAACGCGCGTTGTTCGACGTGTACCAGATGATGCTCGACGACGCGTCCCTTGGTAACGAAGTCAAAACCGTGATCAAGACGGGTCAGTGGGCTCAGGGCGCGCTGCGTCAGGTGGTGACCGACCACGTCAACCGTTTCGAATTGATGGACGATGAATACCTGCGTGAGCGGGCGTCGGATGTGCGTGACCTCGGTCGCCGTCTGCTGGCCTACCTGCAGGAAGACCGCACGACCAACATGGTTTTCCCCGACAACACCATTCTGGTCAGTGAAGAGCTGACCGCCACCCAGCTCGGTGAAGTGCCGGAAGGCAAGCTGGTGGGGCTGGTCTCGGTACTGGGTTCGGGTAACTCCCACGTCGCGATCCTGGCCCGGGCCATGGGTATTCCGACGGTGATGGGTGTGGTCGACTTGCCGTACGCCAAGGTCGATGGCATCCCGATGATCGTCGACGGGATCAAGGGCGAAATCTACACCAACCCGAGCGAAGTGCTGATCAAGCAATTCGCCGACGTGGTGGAAGAAGAGAAACAACTGGCGCTGGGCCTCGATACCCTGCGCGACTTGCCGTGCGTGACCCTCGACGGTCACCGCATGCCGCTGTGGGTCAACACCGGCCTGCTGGCGGACGTGGCGCGGGCGCAGAAGCGTGGTGCCGAAGGTGTCGGTCTGTACCGCACCGAAGTGCCGTTCATGATCAACCAGCGCTTCCCGAGCGAGAAGGAACAGCTGGCGATCTACCGCGAGCAGCTCGCCGCGTTTCACCCGCAACCGGTGACCATGCGTACGCTGGACATCGGCGGTGACAAGGCGCTGTCGTACTTCCCGATCAAGGAAGACAACCCGTTCCTTGGCTGGCGCGGGATCCGCGTCACCCTCGACCACCCGGAAATCTTCCTGGTGCAGACCCGTGCGATGCTCAAGGCCAGCGAAGGCCTGAACAACCTGCGGATCCTGTTGCCGATGATCTCCGGCATCCACGAGCTCGAAGAAGCGCTGCACCTGATCCACCGGGCCTGGGGCGAAGTGCGCGACGAAGGCACCGATGTGCCGATGCCGCCGGTGGGCGTGATGATCGAGATTCCGGCGGCGGTCTACCAGACCAGAGAGTTGGCGCGGATGGTGGACTTCCTGTCGGTGGGTTCCAACGACCTCACCCAGTATCTGCTGGCCGTGGACCGCAACAACCCGCGCGTGGCCGACCTCTACGACTATCTGCACCCGGCGGTGCTGCAAGCCTTGCAGATCGTCGTGCGCGACGCCCATGCCGAAGGCAAGCCGGTGAGCATCTGCGGCGAGATGGCCGGTGATCCGGCGGCAGCGGTGCTGTTGATGGCGATGGGCTTCGACAGCCTGTCCATGAACGCCACCAACTTGCCGAAGGTGAAGTGGATGCTGCGTCAGATCAATCTGAGCAAGGCGAAGGATCTGCTGGCGGAACTGATGACCATCGACAACCCGCAAGTTATCCACAGCTCGCTGCAACTGGCGCTGAAGAGTCTCGGGCTGTCGCGGATGGTCAAACCGCTCTGA
- a CDS encoding RNA pyrophosphohydrolase, whose translation MIDPDGFRPNVGIILTNDAGQVLWARRINQDAWQFPQGGINPEETPEDALYRELNEEVGLEREDVEILACTRGWLRYRLPQRLVRTHSQPLCIGQKQKWFLLRLISNEQRVRMDLTGKPEFDGWRWVSYWYPLGQVVTFKREVYRRALKELAPRLLARD comes from the coding sequence GTGATCGACCCCGATGGTTTCCGTCCTAATGTCGGGATCATTCTGACGAATGACGCCGGACAGGTGCTATGGGCTCGCCGTATCAATCAAGATGCCTGGCAGTTTCCACAGGGAGGAATCAATCCCGAGGAGACGCCGGAAGACGCCTTGTACCGCGAGTTGAACGAAGAAGTGGGCCTGGAACGCGAAGATGTTGAAATTCTCGCCTGTACCCGGGGCTGGTTGCGCTATCGTTTGCCGCAACGTCTGGTGCGAACCCACAGCCAACCGCTGTGCATCGGCCAGAAACAGAAGTGGTTTCTCCTGCGCCTGATCTCCAACGAGCAGCGGGTGCGGATGGATTTGACCGGTAAACCGGAGTTCGATGGCTGGCGCTGGGTCAGCTATTGGTATCCGCTGGGCCAGGTGGTGACATTCAAGCGCGAGGTGTATCGCCGCGCTCTCAAAGAGCTTGCCCCGCGCCTTTTAGCGCGCGACTGA
- a CDS encoding HAD family hydrolase has translation MRLALFDLDNTLLGGDSDHAWGDYLCERGFLDPIAYKARNDEFYQDYLAGKLDNAAYLNFCLEILGRTDMAVLEQWHSDFMRDCIEPLMLPKAVELLKKHRDAGDKLVIITATNRFVTAPIAVRLGVETLIATECEMQDGRYTGRSTDVPCFREGKVTRLNRWLEETGHSLEDSYFYSDSMNDLPLLEQVVNPVAVDPDPNLRAEAEKRGWPVISLRD, from the coding sequence ATGCGCCTGGCTTTATTCGATTTGGACAACACCCTTCTGGGCGGCGACAGCGATCACGCCTGGGGCGACTATCTGTGCGAACGCGGCTTCCTCGACCCGATCGCCTACAAGGCGCGCAACGACGAGTTCTACCAGGATTACCTGGCGGGCAAACTGGATAACGCCGCGTACCTGAACTTCTGCCTGGAAATCCTCGGCCGCACCGACATGGCCGTGCTCGAGCAATGGCACAGCGACTTCATGCGCGACTGCATCGAGCCATTGATGCTGCCAAAAGCCGTCGAACTGCTGAAAAAGCACCGCGACGCCGGCGACAAACTGGTGATCATCACCGCCACCAACCGTTTCGTCACCGCACCGATTGCCGTGCGCCTGGGCGTTGAAACCCTGATCGCCACCGAGTGCGAGATGCAGGACGGCCGCTACACCGGGCGCAGCACCGACGTGCCGTGCTTCCGCGAAGGCAAGGTGACGCGCCTGAATCGCTGGCTGGAAGAGACCGGGCATTCGCTGGAAGACAGCTATTTCTACAGTGACTCGATGAACGACTTGCCGCTGCTGGAGCAGGTGGTGAATCCGGTCGCTGTTGATCCGGATCCGAATCTGCGCGCTGAAGCCGAGAAGCGTGGCTGGCCGGTCATCTCGCTGCGCGATTGA
- a CDS encoding DUF2269 domain-containing protein produces the protein METLTALKTAHMVATVVLLASALGLGVWVLLARRKGDVTAGSRTLQRPRVFVWLLMGLALLSMPFTGWWMVHLVGWPLGQTWILASSVLYTVAALAWFWLLVRLNRLRKTPGGVGRFSFALALFSFVCFVAIAGLMGAKPV, from the coding sequence ATGGAAACGTTAACTGCCCTGAAAACGGCGCACATGGTCGCCACCGTGGTTTTGCTGGCGAGTGCGCTGGGGCTGGGCGTCTGGGTTTTACTGGCCCGGCGCAAGGGTGATGTGACGGCGGGCAGCCGCACCTTGCAGCGGCCGCGGGTGTTCGTCTGGCTGCTGATGGGCCTGGCGTTGCTGAGCATGCCGTTCACTGGCTGGTGGATGGTACATCTGGTGGGCTGGCCGCTGGGGCAGACGTGGATTCTGGCCTCCAGCGTGCTGTACACCGTGGCGGCGCTGGCGTGGTTCTGGCTGCTGGTGCGCTTGAACCGCTTGCGCAAGACGCCGGGCGGCGTCGGCCGGTTCAGCTTTGCCCTGGCGCTGTTCAGTTTTGTCTGCTTTGTCGCGATTGCCGGATTGATGGGCGCCAAGCCGGTTTAA
- the ilvA gene encoding threonine ammonia-lyase, biosynthetic codes for MLEQYVKKILTSRVYDVAVETPLQNARQLSERLGNDIWLKREDLQPVFSFKIRGAYNKLTQLSDEERARGVVTASAGNHAQGLALAAKVLGVKATIVMPKTTPEIKVEGVRSRGGKVVLHGDSFPEALAYSLKLVDEKGYVYIHPYDDPHTIAGQGTVAMEILRQHPQPLDAIFVPVGGGGLIAGIAAYVKYLRPDIKVIGVEPDDSNCLQAAMAAGERVVLPTVGIFADGVAVAQIGQHTFDICKDYVDEVITVSTDEICAAIKDIYDDTRSITEPAGALGVAGIKKYVEQRGVSGKTFVAIDSGANVNFDRLRHVAERAELGEGREAIIAVTIPEQAGSFKAFCEAIGKRQITEFNYRYNTGSEAHIFVGVQTHPENDPRSALLASLTEQGFPVLDLTDNELAKLHIRHMVGGRAAQVVDEVVLRFEFPERPGALFNFLNKLGGRWNISMFHYRNHGAADGRVVAGLQVPHDERHLVPAALAEIGYPYWDESDNPAYQLFLG; via the coding sequence ATGCTCGAACAGTACGTCAAGAAGATCCTCACCTCGCGCGTTTATGACGTTGCCGTAGAAACCCCGCTGCAGAACGCTCGCCAGCTCTCCGAGCGGCTGGGCAACGACATCTGGCTCAAGCGCGAAGACTTGCAGCCGGTGTTCTCGTTCAAGATTCGCGGCGCCTACAACAAGCTGACCCAGTTGAGCGACGAAGAACGTGCCCGTGGCGTGGTCACCGCGTCGGCGGGCAACCATGCGCAGGGCCTGGCCCTGGCGGCGAAAGTGCTGGGCGTGAAAGCGACCATCGTGATGCCCAAGACCACCCCGGAGATCAAGGTCGAAGGCGTGCGTTCCCGTGGCGGCAAAGTGGTGCTGCACGGGGATTCGTTCCCGGAAGCCCTGGCCTACTCGCTGAAACTGGTCGATGAAAAAGGCTACGTCTACATCCACCCGTACGACGATCCGCACACCATTGCCGGGCAGGGCACCGTGGCGATGGAAATCCTGCGCCAGCACCCGCAGCCACTGGACGCGATCTTCGTGCCGGTGGGCGGCGGCGGCCTGATCGCCGGCATCGCGGCTTACGTGAAATACCTGCGGCCGGACATCAAGGTCATCGGCGTCGAGCCCGACGACTCCAACTGCCTGCAGGCAGCGATGGCGGCGGGCGAACGCGTGGTGCTGCCGACCGTGGGCATCTTCGCCGACGGCGTAGCGGTGGCGCAGATCGGCCAGCACACGTTCGATATCTGCAAGGATTACGTCGATGAAGTGATCACCGTCAGCACCGACGAAATCTGCGCAGCGATCAAGGACATCTACGACGATACCCGTTCGATCACCGAACCGGCCGGCGCCCTGGGCGTGGCCGGGATCAAGAAGTACGTCGAACAGCGCGGCGTCAGCGGCAAGACTTTCGTCGCCATCGATTCCGGCGCCAACGTCAACTTCGACCGCTTGCGCCACGTTGCCGAGCGCGCCGAGCTGGGCGAGGGCCGCGAAGCGATCATCGCCGTGACCATTCCGGAGCAGGCCGGCAGCTTCAAGGCGTTCTGCGAAGCCATCGGCAAGCGCCAGATCACCGAATTCAACTACCGCTACAACACCGGCAGCGAAGCGCACATCTTCGTCGGCGTGCAGACTCACCCGGAAAACGACCCTCGCAGCGCACTGCTGGCGAGCCTGACCGAGCAGGGGTTCCCGGTGCTCGACCTCACCGACAACGAACTGGCCAAGCTGCATATCCGCCACATGGTCGGCGGACGTGCGGCGCAGGTGGTCGACGAAGTGGTGCTGCGCTTCGAGTTCCCGGAGCGTCCGGGCGCGCTGTTCAACTTCCTCAACAAGCTCGGCGGGCGCTGGAACATCTCGATGTTCCACTACCGCAACCACGGCGCGGCGGACGGTCGTGTGGTCGCCGGCCTGCAGGTGCCTCACGACGAGCGACATCTGGTTCCCGCAGCACTGGCGGAAATCGGCTACCCGTACTGGGACGAAAGCGACAACCCGGCCTATCAGCTGTTTCTTGGCTGA
- the rpiA gene encoding ribose-5-phosphate isomerase RpiA, protein MTQDQLKQAVAQAAVDFILPKLDDKSIIGVGTGSTANCFIDALAQHKGAFDGAVASSEATAARLKGHGIPVYELNTVSDLEFYIDGADESDEHLNLIKGGGAALTREKIVAAVAKTFICIADGSKLVPVLGAFPLPVEVIPMARSHVARQLVKLGGDPVYREGVLTDNGNIILDVHNLQITNPVELEAQINAIVGVVTNGLFAARPADLLLLGTSEGVKTLKAE, encoded by the coding sequence ATGACCCAGGATCAACTCAAACAGGCCGTGGCCCAGGCCGCCGTCGACTTCATCCTTCCGAAACTCGACGACAAGAGCATCATCGGCGTCGGCACCGGCTCCACCGCCAACTGCTTCATCGACGCCCTCGCCCAGCACAAGGGTGCGTTCGATGGCGCGGTCGCCAGTTCCGAAGCCACCGCCGCGCGCCTCAAGGGCCACGGGATTCCGGTGTACGAACTGAACACGGTCAGCGACCTGGAGTTCTACATCGACGGCGCCGACGAAAGCGACGAGCACCTGAACCTGATCAAGGGCGGCGGCGCAGCCCTGACCCGCGAGAAAATCGTCGCGGCCGTGGCCAAGACCTTTATCTGCATCGCCGACGGCAGCAAACTGGTGCCGGTGCTCGGCGCGTTCCCGCTGCCGGTGGAAGTGATTCCGATGGCTCGCAGCCACGTCGCCCGCCAACTGGTGAAGCTGGGCGGCGACCCGGTCTACCGTGAAGGCGTGCTGACCGACAACGGCAACATCATCCTCGACGTGCACAACCTGCAGATCACCAACCCGGTGGAGCTGGAAGCGCAGATCAATGCGATCGTCGGCGTGGTCACCAACGGCCTGTTCGCGGCGCGTCCGGCGGATCTGCTGTTGCTGGGTACGAGTGAAGGCGTGAAGACCCTGAAGGCCGAGTAA
- a CDS encoding SdiA-regulated domain-containing protein: protein MRRFARPKPLLIILSVIALIVLIAIGQYLRLFERAWFNLQSHWQPHSIEAINLDQYRVDIEARTIEGLNDDVSALTFDPVRKSLFTVTNKNAELIELSLEGRILRRVALIGFGDAEAVEFISADTYVITDERQQRLIKIHLEHDTTFLDAADAEQMTLGVHMSGNKGFEGLAYDSVGKRLFVAKERDPMLIYEVHGFPHFNPEKSYAVHVINNPKRDAGMFVRDLSSLQYDERSGHLLALSDESRLILELDVDGRPLSTMSLNGGRQGLKKTVPQAEGIAMDDDGTLYLVSEPNLFYVFRKPAQN from the coding sequence ATGCGTCGATTTGCCCGTCCCAAGCCACTTCTGATCATCCTTTCGGTGATTGCCCTGATCGTACTGATTGCGATCGGCCAATACCTGCGTCTGTTCGAGCGCGCCTGGTTCAACCTGCAAAGTCACTGGCAGCCCCACAGCATTGAAGCGATCAATCTGGATCAGTACCGCGTGGACATCGAGGCCCGGACTATTGAGGGGTTGAACGACGATGTCTCCGCGCTGACCTTCGATCCGGTGCGCAAGAGCCTGTTCACCGTCACCAACAAGAATGCCGAGCTGATCGAGCTGTCGCTGGAGGGCCGGATCCTGCGCCGTGTCGCACTGATCGGCTTCGGCGATGCGGAGGCGGTGGAGTTCATCAGCGCCGACACTTACGTGATCACCGACGAGCGCCAGCAGCGCCTGATCAAGATCCACCTGGAGCACGACACCACGTTCCTCGACGCAGCGGACGCCGAGCAGATGACACTCGGCGTGCACATGAGCGGCAACAAGGGTTTCGAAGGTCTGGCTTACGATTCAGTGGGCAAGCGCCTGTTCGTGGCCAAGGAGCGCGATCCGATGCTGATCTACGAAGTGCACGGCTTTCCGCACTTCAACCCGGAAAAGTCCTACGCGGTGCATGTGATCAACAACCCCAAGCGCGATGCCGGGATGTTCGTGCGCGATCTGTCGAGCCTGCAATACGACGAGCGCAGCGGCCATCTGCTGGCGCTGTCGGACGAGTCGCGGCTGATTCTGGAGCTGGATGTGGACGGGCGCCCGTTGAGCACGATGTCGTTGAACGGTGGCCGGCAAGGATTGAAGAAAACTGTGCCGCAGGCGGAAGGCATCGCGATGGATGACGACGGGACGTTGTATCTGGTGAGCGAGCCGAATCTGTTTTACGTCTTCAGAAAGCCTGCGCAGAATTAA
- a CDS encoding SdiA-regulated domain-containing protein, with protein MSSQTQLNPARRSRFALRWYYWLLLVVAVAYGLAHAMHWDDRGLLWVRERFESPTERKESVWLPDYRVVIDAKLLPGMEKDEASDLSYDPQTKTLFSVMGKNPFLVELTLQGDVLRKMPLVGWINPEGVTVMGNGLLAIVDEREHMLSIVKVDADTRELKRDDFPKYDLGPSKNQNKAFEAITWDARNQQLLLGEERPPALFTWKSDGSQTLTGDKQKLPNDDLDIRNLSALAIDPRTGHTLVLSADSHLLLELDEKGEQVSFMTLLGGFNGLKNTIPRAEGVTMDEQGTLYMVSEPNLFYRFEKQK; from the coding sequence ATGTCATCTCAAACTCAGCTCAACCCTGCCCGTCGTTCACGTTTCGCCCTGCGCTGGTATTACTGGCTGTTGCTGGTGGTCGCTGTCGCGTACGGTCTGGCGCATGCCATGCATTGGGATGACCGCGGCCTGCTCTGGGTGCGCGAGCGCTTTGAAAGCCCCACCGAGCGCAAGGAAAGTGTCTGGCTGCCGGACTATCGGGTGGTGATCGACGCCAAACTGCTGCCGGGCATGGAAAAGGACGAGGCCTCGGACCTGTCCTACGACCCGCAGACCAAGACCTTGTTTTCGGTGATGGGCAAGAATCCGTTCCTGGTCGAGCTGACCTTGCAGGGCGACGTGCTGCGCAAGATGCCGCTGGTGGGCTGGATCAACCCGGAAGGCGTGACGGTCATGGGCAACGGCTTGCTGGCCATCGTCGACGAGCGTGAGCACATGCTGTCGATCGTCAAGGTCGATGCCGATACCCGCGAGCTGAAGCGCGACGATTTCCCGAAATACGACCTCGGCCCGTCGAAAAACCAGAACAAGGCCTTCGAAGCCATCACCTGGGACGCCCGCAATCAACAGTTGTTGCTGGGCGAAGAGCGTCCACCGGCGCTGTTCACCTGGAAAAGCGACGGCAGCCAGACCCTCACCGGCGACAAGCAGAAACTGCCGAACGACGATCTGGACATCCGCAACCTCTCGGCGCTGGCGATTGACCCGCGTACCGGCCATACCCTGGTGCTGTCCGCCGACTCGCACCTGCTACTGGAACTGGACGAGAAGGGCGAGCAAGTCAGCTTCATGACCCTGCTCGGCGGTTTCAACGGTCTGAAGAACACCATTCCCCGCGCCGAAGGCGTGACCATGGACGAGCAGGGCACGCTGTACATGGTCAGCGAGCCGAACCTGTTCTACCGCTTCGAAAAGCAGAAATAA